GCTTACCAGCCTGGGCAGTGGTGAACGCGAGGTTGAGCGATGTTGTGCTTTTGCCGGCGCCAGCTTTCGGACTGGTGACCATGAGATTCTGGATGCCCATGTCGTCGCGGCTGAATTGCAGTTTAATATAAAGCCGGCGATACGCTTCCGCGATCGGTGACATCGGCGCAATGAGCGCAGAGAGTGCCGTGCTAACTTCGCGGCCCTCAAAGTCAATTTTCAACCGCTTGCCAAACTCTTTCTTGATGAGTTGGCGCATATCGGGTACAACCCCCAGCATGTTGATGTCGCGGTCGTTGAGATCGTCAGGAGAGTAAACTTTGGTGTCGAACTTCCGACGGGCAACTGCAACGCCAATACCCATCATCAGACCAAGCATAAGGCCCATGATCAGGTTGATGGCTTTTTTAGGTTTTACCGGGTCGTCCGGGCTGATCGCAGGGTTCAGGATTTTGGCAAAGCCGCTTACAGATTTTTCTGCGATAGTAATTTCAGACAACCGCTGTCCGAGAATCAGGAAGAGTTCTTCGGTAGATGTTTTGTCGCGCTGCAGTTTGGCAAGCGCCATCATTTTGTCGGGAATCGAACGAACTTCGTTGTCGTACTCCCGAAGCCGGCGCTCGGTGCTCCGGGCGCGGGCATTGAGCCCTGATATGGCAACGCGTTCTTCAACAATCTGGCGCTTGATTGTGGCCAGGTAGTTCATATTGATGCCTTCTTTGCTTGGATCCTGGTTGAATCCAACGTCTTCCCATTCTTTCATGAGCTGACGCGAGAGCGCATCAAGTTTAGAGCGCTGCTGCGCAATTTCGTCGTGGTAGCCTTTGAGCTGCGGGTTTGCACCAGGATTGCCGCGAAGCTCAGGATTTTTCTTGTAGATTTGCTCAACGCGCATCTCCAGTTCAGTGATCTGGTTTTGTACTTCGCCCATCTGCTTATCGGTAGTTGACGAAATGACAGCCGGCAGGTTTGGCAGGATTTCCTGTATTTCCTGCTCGAGGGCAAGGAGGCTGGATTCGCGCATGCTCAGGTCGAGCCGCGTTTCTTCCAGCATCGTCTGCATGTTTGCAATCTGTGCTACTTTATACTGGGTCTGGTCGTTCAAGGCAACGGCATTGCCGCTGTTCATAAAGTTTGCCAGCTGAGACTCTATGGTATCCAGTTCAACCTTTTTGTCAGCGTACTGCTTTTCCAGGAAAAGACGCTGGCGCGTAAGGTCTTC
This sequence is a window from Bacteroidota bacterium. Protein-coding genes within it:
- a CDS encoding polysaccharide biosynthesis tyrosine autokinase encodes the protein MPYGGPPDPRFSPGAYQRQPNEAKSSLHEILEILRLGKWYIISVTLLVLAAVTVYTFLAEPVYEASAILLIDKDASKINEAGNLPFAKPGLVQNSDIDNQLHYLRNSREIAQHTADRLIELRTLPGSSQPLHVLTMATSSDDLASLLQEEILSFTAGSEGVDAVEITATSNSAAEAAIIANFYAEEYITETADMSREDLTRQRLFLEKQYADKKVELDTIESQLANFMNSGNAVALNDQTQYKVAQIANMQTMLEETRLDLSMRESSLLALEQEIQEILPNLPAVISSTTDKQMGEVQNQITELEMRVEQIYKKNPELRGNPGANPQLKGYHDEIAQQRSKLDALSRQLMKEWEDVGFNQDPSKEGINMNYLATIKRQIVEERVAISGLNARARSTERRLREYDNEVRSIPDKMMALAKLQRDKTSTEELFLILGQRLSEITIAEKSVSGFAKILNPAISPDDPVKPKKAINLIMGLMLGLMMGIGVAVARRKFDTKVYSPDDLNDRDINMLGVVPDMRQLIKKEFGKRLKIDFEGREVSTALSALIAPMSPIAEAYRRLYIKLQFSRDDMGIQNLMVTSPKAGAGKSTTSLNLAFTTAQAGKRTLVVDADLRRPSLHDKLGLPEGPSLLELLSEDESRWDSERFFTGIENVYVITGIPVSQPAELLGSRKMIDLIERFRTEFDIIIFDTPPVLGCVDPVLLSRQCDGVIVVASSDGTDMESLNQTLEELKSVNANILGTVLNRFDPTSMYGYKNTYGYSYGSNSYVAS